A part of Drosophila ananassae strain 14024-0371.13 chromosome 2R, ASM1763931v2, whole genome shotgun sequence genomic DNA contains:
- the LOC6493520 gene encoding epsin-1 isoform X6 — MRKQKDDMQVNVAGLRRNIKNLAHNYSDAQVKVREATSNDPWGPSAAIMGEIADLTHNVVAFSEIMQMIWKRLNDHGKNWRHVYKALILLEYLIKTGSEKVAQQCKENIFAIQTLRDFVYFEEGKDQGTHVREKAKQLVNLLKDDERLKNERVKALKAKERFAQHPSGFGSDGYIDGPSQRDLPPGWQEEPPKSVSELEMVRPQTAGEEELQLQLAMAMSREEAEQEEAKRRSDDVRLQLALSQSEQDFKDGSGRPIPAPAKREEPQSHLMDLLDISLGATSISSPPLGAAGGAPAGVIDPWATSAPRAPSQLSDPWSGTSSPQVDPWHPSAAPRTIMSAGVPMNAPPGANDAWGVRTQSPSVASGSSTEGWLQSNGNANQNGRGPTPAGAPVEAIGWLAKTNAPGALGAAPVNNGTNNGSASGDPWLAEAASGGAAAIAPADPWAGGGAQAGAAALDDPWKALGTGAVKKPSPEFDEFDLITNRNKSELSNYNASNNNNASLLDDMDPLSTNYGNGTGTGISSVHPSTGATAKKPLKDPHSFLGENSALVNLDNLIKPAGAQTQAGTAPAYNPFSDTVIPPKTNLFQQQQPAVPSINQLKQQAPFAVNMNQDPWAPVMGGVSATNQPTMEAWTLK, encoded by the exons a TGAGAAAGCAAAAGGACGATATGCAGGTCAATGTCGCGGGTCTACGTAGAAACATCAAAAACCTTGCGCACAACTACTCGGATGCCCAG GTCAAAGTGCGCGAGGCCACCTCTAATGATCCATGGGGCCCGTCGGCCGCCATCATGGGCGAGATTGCAGATCTCACCCACAACGTGGTGGCCTTCTCGGAGATCATGCAGATGATATGGAAGCGACTCAACGACCACGGCAAGAACTGGCGACACGTCTACAAGGCACTCATCCTACTGGAGTACCTGATCAAGACCGGATCGGAGAAGGTGGCCCAGCAGTGCAAGGAGAACATCTTCGCCATCCAGACACTGCGCGACTTTGTCTACTTCGAGGAGGGCAAGGACCAGGGCACCCACGTCCGCGAGAAGGCCAAGCAGCTGGTCAACCTGCTGAAGGACGACGAGCGGCTGAAGAACGAGCGGGTGAAAGCTTTGAAGGCCAAGGAGAGATTCGCCCAGCATCCGAGTGGCTTCGGCAGCGATGGCTACATAGACGGGCCGTCGCAAAGGGACTTGCCGCCCGGCTGGCAAGAGGAGCCGCCCAAATCCGTGTCTGAGCTGGAAATGGTGCGCCCCCAGACTGCCGGAGAGGAGGAGCTGCAGCTCCAGCTGGCCATGGCCATGTCGCGCGAGGAGGCCGAGCAGGAGGAGGCCAAGCGGCGCAGCGACGATGTGCGACTGCAGCTGGCTCTCAGCCAGAGTGAGCAGGACTTCAA GGACGGAAGTGGACGACCGATACCTGCGCCTGCCAAGAGGGAGGAGCCACAGAGTCATCTAATGGACCTGCTGGACATTTCGCTGGGTGCCACGAGCATCTCGAGTCCACCGCTGGGCGCTGCAGGCGGCGCTCCGGCGGGCGTCATCGATCCTTGGGCTACGTCCGCTCCTAGAGCTCCTAGCCAGCTGTCGGATCCTTGGTCAGGCACCTCCTCGCCTCAGGTGGATCCCTGGCATCCGTCTGCCGCCCCACGCACCATTATGAGCGCCGGAGTACCTATGAACGCTCCGCCCGGTGCCAACGATGCCTGGGGAGTGCGAACTCAGTCGCCGTCTGTGGCATCGGGCTCCTCCACCGAGGGATGGCTGCAGAGTAACGGCAACGCCAACCAGAACGGACGGGGACCGACGCCTGCCGGTGCCCCTGTTGAAGCCATTGGGTGGTTAGCCAAAACAAATGCTCCTGGCGCTCTGGGAGCTGCGCCAGTCAACAATGGAACGAACAACGGCAGCGCGTCTGGAGATCCTTGGCTAGCAGAGGCAGCGAGTGGAGGAGCGGCTGCTATCGCTCCCGCGGATCCCTGGGCTGGAGGTGGCGCGCAAGCAGGAGCCGCAGCGTTGGATGATCCTTGGAAGGCCCTGGGCACGGGCGCCGTTAAG AAACCTTCTCCTGAATTTGACGAGTTCGACCTGATCACCAACCGCAACAAGAGTGAGCTTAGCAACTACAACGcctccaacaacaacaatg CCTCTCTCCTCGACGATATGGACCCGCTGTCGACGAACTACGGAAACGGAACCGGAACCGGAATTAGCTCAGTGCATCCGTCGACGGGAGCCACGGCTAAGAAACCGCTTAAGGACCCGCACTCCTTCCTCGGCGAGAACTCTGCGCTGGTCAACTTGGACAATCTGATTAAGCCGGCTGGAGCACAGACGCAAGCGGGCACCGCACCGGCCTACAATCCCTTCAGCGACACCGTGATACCACCCAAGACAAATCTattccagcaacagcagccagcC GTGCCGTCCATTAATCAGCTGAAACAACAGGCGCCCTTCGCGGTGAACATGAACCAGGATCCCTGGGCTCCTGTCATGGGTGGCGTGAGTGCGACCAACCAG CCAACAATGGAGGCTTGGACGcttaaataa
- the LOC6493520 gene encoding epsin-1 isoform X4, producing MRKQKDDMQVNVAGLRRNIKNLAHNYSDAQVKVREATSNDPWGPSAAIMGEIADLTHNVVAFSEIMQMIWKRLNDHGKNWRHVYKALILLEYLIKTGSEKVAQQCKENIFAIQTLRDFVYFEEGKDQGTHVREKAKQLVNLLKDDERLKNERVKALKAKERFAQHPSGFGSDGYIDGPSQRDLPPGWQEEPPKSVSELEMVRPQTAGEEELQLQLAMAMSREEAEQEEAKRRSDDVRLQLALSQSEQDFKDGSGRPIPAPAKREEPQSHLMDLLDISLGATSISSPPLGAAGGAPAGVIDPWATSAPRAPSQLSDPWSGTSSPQVDPWHPSAAPRTIMSAGVPMNAPPGANDAWGVRTQSPSVASGSSTEGWLQSNGNANQNGRGPTPAGAPVEAIGWLAKTNAPGALGAAPVNNGTNNGSASGDPWLAEAASGGAAAIAPADPWAGGGAQAGAAALDDPWKALGTGAVKKPSPEFDEFDLITNRNKSELSNYNASNNNNASLLDDMDPLSTNYGNGTGTGISSVHPSTGATAKKPLKDPHSFLGENSALVNLDNLIKPAGAQTQAGTAPAYNPFSDTVIPPKTNLFQQQQPAVPSINQLKQQAPFAVNMNQDPWAPVMGGVSATNQPGSQVYNYPYASSDANINNNNGISSNINSNINTTTNRVHEFVSPSPGIDSIRNMDIFSDRSYFNSPTAPADDNLFYSGGSDNNNFGQTHRNYGASGLYSSYAASYSSALSDSLAETPGVSVAPIGFVPDPVQSFGPTSSSAAHCKLEPTMEAWTLK from the exons a TGAGAAAGCAAAAGGACGATATGCAGGTCAATGTCGCGGGTCTACGTAGAAACATCAAAAACCTTGCGCACAACTACTCGGATGCCCAG GTCAAAGTGCGCGAGGCCACCTCTAATGATCCATGGGGCCCGTCGGCCGCCATCATGGGCGAGATTGCAGATCTCACCCACAACGTGGTGGCCTTCTCGGAGATCATGCAGATGATATGGAAGCGACTCAACGACCACGGCAAGAACTGGCGACACGTCTACAAGGCACTCATCCTACTGGAGTACCTGATCAAGACCGGATCGGAGAAGGTGGCCCAGCAGTGCAAGGAGAACATCTTCGCCATCCAGACACTGCGCGACTTTGTCTACTTCGAGGAGGGCAAGGACCAGGGCACCCACGTCCGCGAGAAGGCCAAGCAGCTGGTCAACCTGCTGAAGGACGACGAGCGGCTGAAGAACGAGCGGGTGAAAGCTTTGAAGGCCAAGGAGAGATTCGCCCAGCATCCGAGTGGCTTCGGCAGCGATGGCTACATAGACGGGCCGTCGCAAAGGGACTTGCCGCCCGGCTGGCAAGAGGAGCCGCCCAAATCCGTGTCTGAGCTGGAAATGGTGCGCCCCCAGACTGCCGGAGAGGAGGAGCTGCAGCTCCAGCTGGCCATGGCCATGTCGCGCGAGGAGGCCGAGCAGGAGGAGGCCAAGCGGCGCAGCGACGATGTGCGACTGCAGCTGGCTCTCAGCCAGAGTGAGCAGGACTTCAA GGACGGAAGTGGACGACCGATACCTGCGCCTGCCAAGAGGGAGGAGCCACAGAGTCATCTAATGGACCTGCTGGACATTTCGCTGGGTGCCACGAGCATCTCGAGTCCACCGCTGGGCGCTGCAGGCGGCGCTCCGGCGGGCGTCATCGATCCTTGGGCTACGTCCGCTCCTAGAGCTCCTAGCCAGCTGTCGGATCCTTGGTCAGGCACCTCCTCGCCTCAGGTGGATCCCTGGCATCCGTCTGCCGCCCCACGCACCATTATGAGCGCCGGAGTACCTATGAACGCTCCGCCCGGTGCCAACGATGCCTGGGGAGTGCGAACTCAGTCGCCGTCTGTGGCATCGGGCTCCTCCACCGAGGGATGGCTGCAGAGTAACGGCAACGCCAACCAGAACGGACGGGGACCGACGCCTGCCGGTGCCCCTGTTGAAGCCATTGGGTGGTTAGCCAAAACAAATGCTCCTGGCGCTCTGGGAGCTGCGCCAGTCAACAATGGAACGAACAACGGCAGCGCGTCTGGAGATCCTTGGCTAGCAGAGGCAGCGAGTGGAGGAGCGGCTGCTATCGCTCCCGCGGATCCCTGGGCTGGAGGTGGCGCGCAAGCAGGAGCCGCAGCGTTGGATGATCCTTGGAAGGCCCTGGGCACGGGCGCCGTTAAG AAACCTTCTCCTGAATTTGACGAGTTCGACCTGATCACCAACCGCAACAAGAGTGAGCTTAGCAACTACAACGcctccaacaacaacaatg CCTCTCTCCTCGACGATATGGACCCGCTGTCGACGAACTACGGAAACGGAACCGGAACCGGAATTAGCTCAGTGCATCCGTCGACGGGAGCCACGGCTAAGAAACCGCTTAAGGACCCGCACTCCTTCCTCGGCGAGAACTCTGCGCTGGTCAACTTGGACAATCTGATTAAGCCGGCTGGAGCACAGACGCAAGCGGGCACCGCACCGGCCTACAATCCCTTCAGCGACACCGTGATACCACCCAAGACAAATCTattccagcaacagcagccagcC GTGCCGTCCATTAATCAGCTGAAACAACAGGCGCCCTTCGCGGTGAACATGAACCAGGATCCCTGGGCTCCTGTCATGGGTGGCGTGAGTGCGACCAACCAG CCAGGTTCTCAGGTCTACAACTATCCGTATGCCAGCAGTGATGCCAACATCAACAATAACAACGGCATCAGCAGCAATATCAATAGCAATAtcaacaccaccaccaacagagTGCACGAGTTTGTGAGTCCGAGTCCAGGAATCGATAGCATCCGCAACATGGACATTTTCAGCGACCGTTCCTATTTCAATAGTCCCACAGCGCCGGCTGATGACAATTTGTTCTACTCGGGCGGCAGCGATAACAATAACTTTGGCCAGACCCACAGAAACTACGGAGCTTCCGGTCTCTATTCAAGCTATGCTGCCTCCTACAGCAGCGCCCTATCTGACTCGTTGGCCGAAACGCCTGGCGTGAGCGTTGCTCCCATTGGCTTTGTGCCCGATCCTGTCCAGAGTTTTGGCCCAACGTCCTCGTCGGCTGCTCACTGCAAGCTGGAA CCAACAATGGAGGCTTGGACGcttaaataa